A region of Vitis vinifera cultivar Pinot Noir 40024 chromosome 13, ASM3070453v1 DNA encodes the following proteins:
- the LOC100260951 gene encoding transcription factor MYB1, whose protein sequence is MGRAPCCAKEGLNRGAWTVVEDNILTDYIQTHGEGGWRSIPKNAGLKRCGKSCRLRWLNYLKPDIKRGNISHAEEDLIIRLHRLLGNRWSMIAKRLPGRTDNEIKNYWNTNLRKKVKGKESNKVDEPAGVIRTKAFRCTGVFIPPQPPKEETATLDTMVVPEEPSMMNQDLVNNAATSLESQSNDGALSMAVPDMNSSDFSMNFDIGDHSPTDIFDSEFWKACNLDNVLEEGSTSGDTNDPWPSSDQFLMFSDEMIKDWIKDD, encoded by the exons ATGGGCAGAGCTCCATGCTGTGCTAAGGAGGGGTTGAATAGAGGAGCTTGGACTGTTGTGGAAGACAACATTCTCACAGATTACATCCAAACTCATGGTGAAGGGGGGTGGAGGAGCATTCCTAAGAATGCAG GTCTTAAGAGATGTGGAAAGAGTTGCAGACTGCGGTGGTTGAACTATCTGAAACCCGACATCAAGAGGGGCAACATATCCCATGCGGAAGAGGATCTCATCATCAGGCTTCATAGGCTCTTAGGCAACAG ATGGTCCATGATAGCAAAGAGACTTCCAGGCCGCACAGACAATGAAATCAAGAATTACTGGAACACCAACttaagaaagaaagtaaaaggCAAGGAATCCAACAAGGTTGATGAACCAGCTGGAGTCATTCGGACCAAGGCATTTAGGTGCACTGGGGTTTTCATCCCTCCACAGCCCCCCAAAGAGGAGACTGCTACTCTTGACACAATGGTGGTGCCAGAAGAACCCTCCATGATGAACCAAGATTTGGTGAATAATGCAGCAACATCTTTGGAATCACAATCTAATGATGGGGCCTTGTCCATGGCTGTGCCAGACATGAATTCATCCGATTTCTCTATGAACTTTGATATTGGAGATCATTCCCCAACTGATATCTTTGATTCTGAGTTTTGGAAGGCATGCAACCTAGACAATGTCCTGGAAGAAGGGAGTACCAGTGGTGATACAAATGACCCATGGCCTTCTTCAGACCAGTTTCTTATGTTCTCTGATGAGATGATCAAGGATTGGATAAAAGATGATTGA
- the LOC100266153 gene encoding flavonol 4'-sulfotransferase-like, which produces MVEGPRFLHCKPRPLCSGTDPPAHFQPSCACALLNPLDQFISHWHFVDSIGTQSPGDVKATSYEDALEMFCEGVNAFGPIWDHVLGYWKESKERPDKHRPCLWDSFVIQVNASSQFCGVAEMIDPVDFHKDMDF; this is translated from the exons ATGGTTGAAGGCCCTCGCTTTCTCCATTGTAAACCGAGACCACTATGCTCCGGCACAGACCCCCCTGCACACTTCCAGCCCTCGTGCGCTTGTGCCTTGCT AAATCCACTGGACCAGTTCATCTCACACTGGCATTTCGTAGACAGTATTGGAACTCAAAGTCCTGGAGATGTCAAGGCAACTTCGTATGAGGATGCTCTTGAGATGTTCTGTGAGGGAGTTAATGCGTTTGGGCCTATTTGGGATCATGTGTTGGGGTACTGGAAGGAGAGCAAGGAGAGACCTGACAAG CACCGACCCTGCTTATGGGACAGTTTTGTCATACAGGTCAATGCAAGTAGCCAATTCTGTGGTGTTGCAGAGATGATTGATCCTGTTGATTTCCATAAGGATATGGACTTCTAG
- the LOC100248982 gene encoding probable leucine-rich repeat receptor-like protein kinase At1g35710 gives IGNLSNLISLFLQGNKLSGFIPSEIGLLRSLKDLDLSNNNLIGSIPTSIGNLSNLVTLFVHSNKLNGSIPQDIHLLSSLSVLALSNNNLSGIIPHSLGKLGSLTALYLRNNSLSGSIPYSIGNLSKLDTLDLHSNQLFGSIPREVGFLRSLFALDSSNNKLTGSIPTSIGNLVNLTTLHISKNQLSGSIPQEVGWLKSLDKLDLSDNKITGSIPASIGNLGNLTVLYLSDNKINGSIPPEMRHLTRLRSLELSENHLTGQLPHEICLGGVLENFTAEGNHLTGSIPKSLRNCTSLFRVRLERNQLAGNITEDFGIYPNLLFIDLSYNKLYGELSHKWGQCNSLTSLKISNNNISGMIPHQLGEATKLEQLDLSSNHLVGEIPKELGMLKSLFNLVIDNNKLSGNIPLEFGNLSDLVHLNLASNHLSGPIPQQVRNFRKLLSLNLSNNKFGESIPAEIGNVITLESLDLCQNMLTGEIPQQLGELQSLETLNLSHNNLSGTIPPTFDDLRGLTSINISYNQLEGPLPNLKAFRDAPFEALRNNKGLCGNITGLEACNTGKKKGNKFFLLIILLILSIPLLSFISYGIYFLRRMVRSRKINSREVATHQDLFAIWGHDGEMLYEHIIEGTEDFNSKNCIGTGGYGTVYKAELPTGRVVAVKKLHSTQDGEMADLKAFKSEIHALAEIRHRNIVKLYGFCSCSENSFLVYEFMEKGSLRNILSNKDEAIEFDWVLRLNVVKGMAEALSYMHHDCSPPLIHRDISSNNVLLDSEYVAHVSDFGTARLLKSDSSNWTSFAGTFGYIAPELAYGPKVDNKTDVYSFGVVTLETIFGKHPGELISSLFSSASSSSSSPSTVYHLLLNEEIDQRLSPPMNQVAEEVVVAVKLALACLHANPQSRPTMRQVCQALSTPWPPLSKPFSMITLGELLGHGGETT, from the exons ATTGGAAACCTGAGCAACTTAATCAGTTTGTTCCTTCAGGGTAATAAACTTTCTGGTTTCATTCCATCAGAGATTGGATTGTTGAGATCCCTTAAAGATCttgatttatcaaataacaaTCTCATTGGTTCGATTCCGACTTCCATTGGAAACTTGAGCAACTTAGTCACTTTGTTTGTTCATTCCAATAAGCTTAATGGTTCCATCCCACAAGATATTCATTTGCTAAGTTCCCTCAGTGTTCTAGCCTTGTCAAATAACAATCTCTCTGGCATCATTCCTCATTCTTTAGGAAAATTAGGCAGCTTAACTGCCTTATACCTCCGAAATAACAGTCTTTCAGGTTCAATTCCTTACTCAATAGGAAACTTGTCCAAGTTAGATACTTTAGATCTTCATTCTAATCAACTTTTTGGTTCCATTCCTCGAGAAGTTGGATTTTTGAGGTCTCTTTTTGCTCTTGATTCGTCAAATAACAAACTCACTGGTTCAATCCCTACTTCCATAGGAAACTTGGTCAACTTAACTACTTTGCACATTTCCAAAAATCAGCTTTCTGGTTCCATACCTCAGGAAGTTGGATGGTTGAAATCCCTTGATAAACTTGACTTGTCTGATAACAAGATCACTGGTTCAATCCCTGCTTCCATAGGGAACTTGGGTAATTTAACTGTATTGTATCTTTCTGATAACAAAATCAATGGCTCAATTCCTCCTGAAATGAGACACCTTACACGTTTGAGATCTTTAGAGTTATCTGAGAATCATTTGACTGGCCAACTACCGCATGAGATATGTCTTGGTGgagtacttgaaaattttacagcTGAAGGAAACCATCTCACTGGATCTATCCCAAAGAGCTTGAGAAACTGCACTAGCTTATTCAGAGTTAGGCTAGAAAGAAACCAACTTGCAGGAAATATAACAGAAGATTTCGGTATATACCcgaatttactttttattgacCTGAGTTACAACAAATTGTATGGTGAGCTTTCACATAAATGGGGGCAGTGCAATAGTCTGACAAGCCTAAAAATCTCCAATAACAATATTTCTGGTATGATACCACATCAACTTGGGGAGGCAACCAAACTAGAACAACTTGACCTCTCTTCAAATCATCTTGTTGGGGAGATACCAAAAGAATTGGGTATGTTGAAGTCACTGTTCAATTTGGTGATAGACAACAACAAACTTTCAGGCAACATTCCtttggaatttggaaatttgTCCGATCTCGTACATCTTAACTTGGCATCAAACCATTTAAGTGGCCCAATTCCCCAACAAGTCCGAAACTTTCGGAAATTGTTGTCCTTGAATTTGAGCAATAATAAGTTTGGGGAAAGCATTCCGGCTGAGATTGGGAATGTGATCACTCTTGAGAGTCTTGACCTTTGCCAAAATATGTTGACAGGAGAGATACCACAACAACTTGGAGAATTACAAAGCTTGGAAACATTGAATCTCTCCCATAACAACCTCTCAGGTACCATCCCACCCACTTTTGATGATTTGCGAGGCCTGACATCCATAAATATATCCTACAATCAGTTGGAAGGTCCGCTACCCAACCTCAAAGCATTTCGAGATGCCCCATTTGAGGCATTAAGAAATAACAAAGGTTTGTGTGGTAACATCACTGGTCTCGAGGCATGCAACACCGGCAAAAAGAAGGGGaacaaattttttcttttgattataCTCCTTATTTTGAGCATTCCATtgctttcatttatttcttatgGAATTTATTTTCTTCGTCGAATGGTAAGGAGTAGAAAAATCAATTCTAGAGAAGTAGCAACTCATCAAGATCTATTCGCAATATGGGGCCATGATGGGGAAATGTTATATGAACACATCATTGAGGGGACTGAAGAttttaactcaaaaaattgtattgGCACCGGAGGATATGGAACTGTTTACAAGGCCGAGTTGCCTACAGGTCGAGTTGTTGCTGTGAAAAAACTTCACTCAACACAAGATGGAGAGATGGCTGATCTGAAAGCTTTCAAAAGTGAGATTCATGCTTTAGCAGAGATACGACATCGCAACATTGTCAAGCTTTATGGCTTTTGTTCATGTTCAGAAAACTCATTTTTGGTTTATGAGTTCATGGAAAAGGGAAGTTTGAGAAACATTCTAAGCAACAAGGACGAAGCAATAGAGTTTGATTGGGTTTTGAGGCTAAATGTTGTCAAAGGCATGGCTGAAGCTTTATCTTATATGCACCATGATTGCTCCCCTCCTTTAATTCACCGAGACATATCGAGCAACAATGTTCTGTTAGATTCAGAATATGTAGCTCATGTATCCGACTTCGGCACAGCTCGACTTCTGAAGTCAGACTCATCTAATTGGACTTCATTTGCAGGAACTTTTGGTTATATTGCTCCAG AACTTGCTTATGGCCCAAAGGTGGACAATAAAACAGATGTTTATAGCTTTGGAGTGGTAACAttggaaacaatttttggaaAGCATCCTGGGGAACTCATCTCATCGCTCTTTTCATCAGCGTCCTCGTCATCCTCATCACCATCAACTGTTTATCATTTACTGTTGAATGAAGAGATAGACCAACGTCTCTCACCTCCTATGAATCAAGTGGCTGAGGAAGTAGTGGTTGCAGTGAAGTTAGCACTTGCATGCTTGCATGCTAATCCCCAATCTCGACCAACCATGCGACAAGTTTGTCAAGCACTCTCAACACCGTGGCCGCCATTGTCAAAACCATTCTCCATGATTACTTTGGGCGAACTGCTTGGTCATGGAGGTGAAACTACTTGA
- the LOC132254914 gene encoding probable leucine-rich repeat receptor-like protein kinase At1g35710, translating into MALQYLSSYSSLSQLITILCFYIILHFPFYSSSSSFHVSSTFTFTPTTSSLIIEQGKEALTLITWKSSLHTQSQSFLSSWSGVSPCNHWFGVTCHKSGSVSSLNLENCGLRGTLHNFDFFSLPNLLTLNLSNNSFYGTIPTNIGNISKLITILDLGLNNFNGIIPHQVGLLTSLSFLALATNHLRGPIPHSIGNLRNLTTLYLYENELSGSIPQEIGLLRSLNDLQLSTNNLSGPIPPSIENLRNLTTLYLYQNEFSGSIPQEIGLLISLNYLALSTNNLSGPILPSIGNLRNLTTLYLYQNELSGLIPQEIGLLRSLNDLELSTNNLSGPIPPSIGNLRNLTTLYLHRNELSGSIPQEIGLLRSLNDLQLSTNNLSGPIPPSIENLRNLTTLYLYQNELSGSIPQEIGLLISLNYLALSTNNLSGPILPSIGNLRNLTTLYLYQNELFGLIPQEIGLLRSLNDLELSTNNLSGPIPPSIGNLRNLTTLYLHRNELSSSIPQEIGLLRSLNNLALSTNNLSGPIPPSIGNLRNLTNLYLYNNELSGPIPQEIGLLRSLIELDLSDNNLTGSTPTSIGNLVNLMYLYLSHNKLFGSIPQEIELLSTLNNLELSNHILSGPIPH; encoded by the coding sequence ATGGCCCTTCAATATCTTTCATCCTATTCCTCACTCTCCCAACTCATCACCATTCTTTGCTTCTATATAATTCttcatttccctttttattCATCGTCGTCATCATTTCATGTCTCTTCTACGTTTACTTTTACTCCTACCACTTCTTCTTTGATTATCGAGCAAGGAAAAGAAGCACTCACTCTTATAACATGGAAATCTAGCCTTCATACTCAATCACaatctttcctttcttcttggtCTGGAGTTTCCCCATGCAATCATTGGTTTGGAGTTACTTGCCACAAGTCAGGAAGTGTCTCCAGTTTAAACCTTGAGAATTGTGGTCTAAGAGGTACGCTCcacaattttgatttcttttcacTCCCTAATCTTCTCACTCTTAATCTTTCTAACAACTCCTTCTATGGAACCATTCCCACCAACATTGGTAATATTTCCAAATTGATCACCATCCTTGATTTGGGTTTGAATAATTTCAATGGCATCATACCTCACCAAGTTGGATTGTTAACATCTCTTAGTTTTCTTGCTTTGGCTACCAACCATCTAAGAGGTCCAATCCCTCATTCAATAGGAAACTTGAGGAACTTAACCACATTGTATCTTTATGAGAATGAGCTTTCTGGTTCGATccctcaagaaattggattgttgagaTCTCTTAATGATCTTCAGTTGTCAACTAACAATCTCAGTGGCCCCATCCCGCCTTCTATAGAAAACTTGAGGAATTTAACCACTTTGTACCTTTATCAGAATGAGTTTTCTGGTTCCATccctcaagaaattggattgttgatATCTCTTAATTATCTTGCATTGTCAACTAACAATCTCAGTGGTCCCATCCTGCCTTCCATAGGAAACTTGAGGAATTTAACCACTTTGTACCTTTATCAGAATGAGCTTTCTGGTTTGATccctcaagaaattggattgttgagaTCTCTTAATGATCTTGAGTTGTCAACTAACAATCTTAGTGGTCCCATCCCGCCTTCCATAGGAAACTTGAGGAATTTAACCACTTTGTACCTTCATAGGAATGAGCTTTCTGGTTCGATccctcaagaaattggattgttgagaTCTCTTAATGATCTTCAGTTGTCAACTAACAATCTCAGTGGTCCCATCCCGCCTTCCATAGAAAACTTGAGGAATTTAACCACTTTGTACCTTTATCAGAATGAGCTTTCTGGTTCCATccctcaagaaattggattgttgatATCTCTTAATTATCTTGCATTGTCAACTAACAATCTCAGTGGTCCCATCCTGCCTTCCATAGGAAACTTGAGGAATTTAACCACTTTGTACCTTTATCAGAATGAGCTTTTTGGTTTGATccctcaagaaattggattgttgagaTCTCTTAATGATCTTGAGTTGTCAACTAACAATCTTAGTGGTCCCATCCCGCCTTCCATAGGAAACTTGAGGAATTTAACCACTTTGTACCTTCATAGGAATGAGCTTTCTAGTTCTATccctcaagaaattggattgttgagaTCTCTTAATAATCTTGCCTTGTCAACTAACAATCTCAGTGGTCCCATCCCGCCTTCCATAGGAAACTTGAGGAATTTAACCAATTTGTACCTTTATAATAATGAACTTTCTGGTCCCATccctcaagaaattggattgttgagaTCTCTTATTGAACTTGACTTGTCTGATAACAATTTGACGGGTTCGACCCCTACTTCCATAGGAAACTTGGTCAATTTAATGTATTTGTATCTTTCTCATAATAAACTATTTGGTTCCATTCCACAAGAGATTGAATTGTTGAGCACTCTTAATAATCTTGAGTTGTCAAATCACATTTTGAGTGGTCCGATCCCCCATTAG
- the LOC100855152 gene encoding LOW QUALITY PROTEIN: probable leucine-rich repeat receptor-like protein kinase At1g35710 (The sequence of the model RefSeq protein was modified relative to this genomic sequence to represent the inferred CDS: inserted 2 bases in 1 codon), translated as MALQYLSSYSSLSQLITILCFYIILHFPFYSSSSSFHVSSTSTFTPITSPLIIKQGKEALTLITWKSSLHTQSQTFLSSWSGVSPCNHWFGVTCHKSGSVSSLNLENCGLRGTLHNLDFFSLPNLLTLNLSNNSFYGTIPIHIGNLSKLITILDLGFNNFNGIIPHQVGLLTSLSFLVLASNYLRGPIPPSIGNLRNLTTLHLYENELSGSIPQEIGLLRSLNDLELSTNNLSGPIPPSIGNLRNLTTLYLHTNKLSGSIPQEIGLLRSLNDLELSTNNLSGPIPPSIGNLRNLTTLYLYQNELSGLIPQEIGLLRSLNDLELSTNNLSGPIPPSIGNLRNLTTLYLYQNELSGLIPQEIGLLRSLNDLELSTNNLSGPIPPSIGNLRNLTTLYLYQNELPGLIPQEIGLLRSLNDLVLSTNNLSGPIPPSIGNLRNLTTLYLYQNELSGLIPQEIGLLRSLNDLKLSTNNLSGPIPPSIGNLRNLTTLYLHRNELSGSIPQEIGLLRSLNNLALSTNNLNGPIPPSIGNLRNLINLYLYNNELSGPIPQEIGLLRSLIELDLSDNNLTGSIPTSIGNLVNLMYLYLSHNKLFGSIPQEIELLSTLNNLELSNHILSGPIPHSIGNLSNLISLFLQGNKLSGFIPSEIGLLRSLKDLDLSNNNLIGSIPTSIGNLSNLVTLFVHSNKLNGSIPQDIHLLSSLSVLALSNNNLSGIIPHSLGKLGSLTALYLRNNSLSGSIPYSIGNLSKLNTLDLHSNQLFGSIPREVGFLRSLFALDLSNNKLTGSIPTSIGNLVNLTTLHISKNQLFGSIPQEVGWLKSLDKLDLSDNKITGSIPASIGNLGNLTVLYLSDNKINGSIPPEMRHLTRLRSLELSENHLTGQLPHEICLGGVLENFTAEGNHLTGSIPKSLRNCTSLFRVRLERNQLAGNITEDFGIYPNLLFIDLSYNKLYGELSHKWGQCNSLTSLKISNNNISGMIPHQLGEATKLEQLDLSSNHLVGEIPKELGMLKSLFNLVIDNNKLSGNIPLELGNLSDLVHLNLASNHLSGPIPQQVRYFRKLLSLNLSNNKFGESIPAEIGNVITLESLDLCQNMLTGEIPQQLGELQSLETLNLSHNNLSGTIPPTFDDLRGLTSINISYNQLEGPLPNLKAFRDAPFEALRNNKGLCGNITGLEACNTGKKKGNRFFLLIILLILSIPLLSFISYGIYFLRRMVRSRKINSREVATHQDLFAIWGHDGEMLYEHIIEGTEDFNSKNCIGTGGYGTVYKAELPTGRVVAVKKLHSTQDGEMADLKAFKSEIHALAEIRHRNIVKLYGFCSCSENSFLVYEFMEKGSLRNILSNKEEAMEFDWVLRLNVVKGMAEALSYMHHDCSPPLIHRDISSNNVLLDSEYVAHVSDFGTARLLKSDSSNWTSFAGTFGYIAPELAYGSKVDNKTDVYSFGVVTLEAIFGKHPGELISSLFSSASSSSSSPSTVYHLLLNEEIDQRLSPPMNQVAEEVVVAVKLALACXNPQSRPTMRQVCQALSTRWPPLSKPFTMITLGELLGHGGETT; from the exons ATGGCCCTTCAATATCTTTCATCCTATTCCTCACTCTCCCAACTCATCACCATTCTTTGCTTCTATATCATTCTTCATTTCCCCTTTTATTCATCGTCGTCATCATTTCATGTCTCTTCTACATCTACTTTTACTCCTATCACTTCTCCTTTGATTATTAAGCAAGGAAAAGAAGCACTCACTCTCATAACATGGAAATCTAGCCTTCATACTCAATCAcaaactttcctttcttcttggtCTGGAGTTTCCCCATGCAATCATTGGTTTGGAGTTACTTGCCACAAGTCAGGAAGTGTCTCCAGTTTAAACCTTGAGAATTGTGGTCTAAGAGGTACGCTCCACAATCTTGATTTCTTTTCACTCCCTAATCTCCTCACTCTTAATCTTTCTAACAACTCCTTCTATGGAACCATTCCTATCCATATTGGTAATCTTTCCAAATTGATCACCATCCTTGATTTGGGTTTCAATAATTTCAATGGCATCATACCTCACCAAGTTGGATTGCTAACATCTCTTAGTTTTCTTGTTTTGGCTTCCAACTATTTAAGAGGTCCCATCCCGCCTTCCATAGGAAACTTGAGGAATTTAACCACTTTGCACCTTTATGAGAATGAGCTTTCTGGTTCTATccctcaagaaattggattgttgagaTCTCTTAATGATCTTGAGTTGTCAACTAACAATCTCAGTGGTCCCATCCCGCCTTCCATAGGAAACTTGAGGAATTTAACCACTTTGTACCTTCATACTAACAAACTTTCTGGTTCtattcctcaagaaattggattgttgagaTCTCTTAATGATCTTGAGTTGTCAACTAACAATCTCAGTGGTCCCATCCCGCCTTCCATAGGAAACTTGAGGAATTTAACCACTTTGTACCTTTATCAGAATGAGCTTTCTGGTTTGATccctcaagaaattggattgttgagaTCTCTTAATGATCTTGAGTTGTCAACTAACAATCTTAGTGGTCCCATCCCGCCTTCCATAGGAAACTTGAGGAATTTAACCACTTTGTACCTTTATCAGAATGAGCTTTCTGGTTTGATccctcaagaaattggattgttgagaTCTCTTAATGATCTTGAGTTGTCAACTAACAATCTTAGTGGTCCCATCCCGCCTTCCATAGGAAACTTGAGGAATTTAACCACTTTGTACCTTTATCAGAATGAGCTTCCTGGTTTGATccctcaagaaattggattgttgagaTCTCTTAATGATCTTGTCTTGTCAACTAACAATCTCAGTGGTCCCATCCCGCCTTCCATAGGAAACTTGAGGAATTTAACCACTTTGTACCTTTATCAGAATGAGCTTTCTGGTTTGATccctcaagaaattggattgttgagaTCTCTTAATGATCTTAAGTTGTCAACTAACAATCTTAGTGGTCCCATCCCGCCTTCCATAGGAAACTTGAGGAATTTAACCACTTTGTACCTTCATAGGAATGAGCTTTCTGGTTCTATccctcaagaaattggattgttgagaTCTCTTAATAATCTTGCCTTGTCAACTAACAATCTCAATGGTCCCATCCCGCCTTCCATAGGAAACTTGAGGAATTTAATCAATTTGTACCTTTATAATAATGAACTTTCTGGTCCCATccctcaagaaattggattgttgagaTCTCTTATTGAACTTGACTTGTCTGATAACAATTTGACGGGTTCGATCCCTACTTCCATAGGAAACTTGGTCAATTTAATGTATTTGTATCTTTCTCATAATAAACTGTTTGGTTCCATTCCACAAGAGATTGAATTGTTGAGCACTCTTAATAATCTTGAGTTGTCAAATCACATTTTGAGTGGTCCGATCCCTCATTCGATTGGAAACCTGAGCAACTTAATCAGTTTGTTCCTTCAGGGTAATAAACTTTCTGGTTTCATTCCATCAGAGATTGGATTGTTGAGATCCCTTAAAGATCttgatttatcaaataacaaTCTCATTGGTTCGATTCCGACTTCCATTGGAAACTTGAGCAACTTAGTCACTTTGTTTGTTCATTCCAATAAGCTTAATGGTTCCATCCCACAAGATATTCATTTGCTAAGTTCCCTCAGTGTTCTAGCCTTGTCAAATAACAATCTCTCTGGCATCATTCCTCATTCTTTAGGAAAATTAGGCAGCTTAACTGCCTTATACCTCCGAAATAACAGTCTTTCAGGTTCAATTCCTTACTCAATAGGAAACTTGTCCAAGTTAAATACTTTAGATCTTCATTCTAATCAACTTTTTGGTTCCATTCCTCGAGAAGTTGGATTTTTGAGGTCTCTTTTTGCTCTTGATTTGTCAAATAACAAACTCACTGGTTCAATCCCTACTTCCATAGGAAACTTGGTCAACTTAACTACTTTGCACATTTCCAAAAATCAGCTTTTTGGTTCCATACCTCAGGAAGTTGGATGGTTGAAATCCCTTGATAAACTTGACTTGTCTGATAACAAGATCACTGGTTCAATCCCTGCTTCCATAGGGAACTTGGGTAATTTAACTGTATTGTATCTTTCTGATAACAAAATCAATGGCTCAATTCCTCCTGAAATGAGACACCTTACACGTTTGAGATCTTTAGAGTTATCTGAGAATCATTTGACTGGCCAACTACCGCATGAGATATGTCTTGGTGgagtacttgaaaattttacagcTGAAGGAAACCATCTCACTGGATCTATCCCAAAGAGCTTGAGAAACTGCACTAGCTTATTCAGAGTTAGGCTAGAAAGAAACCAACTTGCAGGAAATATAACAGAAGATTTCGGTATATACCcgaatttactttttattgacCTGAGTTACAACAAATTGTATGGTGAGCTTTCACATAAATGGGGGCAGTGCAATAGTCTGACAAGCCTAAAAATCTCCAATAACAATATTTCTGGTATGATACCACATCAACTTGGGGAGGCAACCAAACTAGAACAACTTGACCTCTCTTCAAATCATCTTGTTGGGGAGATACCAAAAGAATTGGGTATGTTGAAGTCACTGTTCAATTTGGTGATAGACAACAACAAACTTTCAGGCAACATTCCTTTGGAATTAGGAAATTTGTCCGATCTCGTACATCTTAACTTGGCATCAAACCATTTAAGTGGCCCAATTCCCCAACAAGTTCGATACTTTCGGAAATTGTTGTCCTTGAATTTGAGCAATAATAAGTTTGGGGAAAGCATTCCCGCTGAGATTGGGAATGTGATCACCCTTGAGAGTCTTGACCTTTGCCAAAATATGTTGACAGGAGAGATACCACAACAACTTGGAGAATTACAAAGCTTGGAAACATTGAATCTCTCCCATAACAACCTCTCAGGTACCATCCCACCCACTTTTGATGATTTGCGAGGCCTGACATCCATAAATATATCCTACAATCAGTTGGAAGGTCCGCTACCCAACCTCAAAGCTTTTCGAGATGCCCCATTTGAGGCATTAAGAAATAACAAAGGTTTGTGTGGTAACATCACTGGTCTCGAGGCATGCAACACTGGCAAAAAGAAGGGGAAcagattttttcttttgattataCTCCTTATTTTGAGCATTCCATtgctttcatttatttcttatgGAATTTATTTTCTTCGTCGAATGGTAAGGAGTAGAAAAATCAATTCTAGAGAAGTAGCAACTCATCAAGATCTATTCGCAATATGGGGCCATGATGGGGAAATGTTATATGAACACATCATTGAGGGGACTGAAGAttttaactcaaaaaattgtattgGCACCGGAGGATATGGAACTGTTTACAAGGCCGAGTTGCCTACAGGTCGAGTTGTTGCTGTGAAAAAACTTCACTCAACACAAGATGGAGAGATGGCTGATCTGAAAGCTTTCAAAAGTGAGATTCATGCTTTAGCAGAGATACGACATCGCAACATTGTCAAGCTTTATGGCTTTTGTTCATGTTCAGAAAACTCATTTTTGGTTTATGAGTTCATGGAAAAGGGAAGTTTGAGAAACATTCTAAGCAACAAGGAAGAAGCAATGGAGTTTGATTGGGTTTTGAGGCTAAATGTTGTCAAAGGCATGGCTGAAGCTTTATCTTATATGCACCATGATTGCTCCCCTCCTTTAATTCACCGAGACATATCGAGCAACAATGTTCTGTTAGATTCAGAATATGTAGCTCATGTATCCGACTTCGGCACAGCTCGACTTCTGAAGTCAGACTCATCTAATTGGACTTCATTTGCAGGAACTTTTGGTTATATTGCTCCAG AACTTGCTTATGGCTCAAAGGTGGACAATAAAACAGATGTTTATAGCTTTGGAGTGGTAACATTGGAAGCAATTTTTGGAAAGCATCCTGGGGAACTCATCTCATCGCTCTTTTCATCAGCGTCCTCGTCATCCTCATCACCATCAACTGTCTATCATTTACTGTTGAATGAAGAGATAGACCAACGTCTCTCACCTCCTATGAATCAAGTGGCTGAGGAAGTAGTGGTTGCAGTGAAGTTAGCACTTGCATG TAATCCCCAATCTCGACCAACCATGCGACAAGTTTGTCAAGCACTCTCAACACGGTGGCCGCCATTGTCAAAACCATTCACCATGATTACTTTGGGCGAATTGCTTGGTCATGGAGGTGAAACTACTTGA